The DNA sequence AAATGAGAacccagaagagagagagagatagagagagagagtattaaTACCTAGTAGTGGGGCATCGGAAGGGGAGGTTGAAGCGACAAAAAGAGGGAGTCCGATTAACTAAGAAACTGAGAGAGCCATAATAAGGCCGAAAACAAAGAGATGAAAGTTGGCTCATCTCTATTTCGGTATCAATCACACAATCCCTTTTGCTTCAAATGGATTCGATTCACTACTGACCTTTGTCTTTCTTTTCAGTATTCACATGAGCGACTCCGCTGCTCTTGACCAAAGCAGATTTCACCTCCGCCGTCGACCAGAGCTCCGATTCTGATATTTGGACCCTCCACTTTGAGCCCGATGACCTCCCTCTTGGTCTTCTTActgcaaaaaagaaaacaatcgcatcagaaatcaaaatccccaaaattcacaaaaattaaaaagttaggTCAAAatcgaaaagaagagaaattggatACCCGTTGGTGCTGGAAAGTGAAGGCTCGATTTAAGCCAAGGGAGTTTGGCCGCCGGTGACGATGTCATCTTTAAGGCCGGAGAGGCTCCTCTCAGATTAGGTTGATGTGGAAACTGGTTTGGTTGTTGGAGAGATGGATTTGGGGTATAGGTGTAGAAGAtaagagggagagaggagagaggtttTGGATCCGATGAATTTGGTGTCGATGTAGAACAAAGGTCTTGGATCCGATGGACTTGAAgtgtaggttttggttttggggagacGCTGTCGGGAGAGTAAGGAGATTCAGATTTTGGTTTTAGGTCTATGTCGAGAGAGCGAGAGTGAGGAGGTTTGAGTTTTTCGTTATTTTTTTCTGAAGTGTTTCATGCCGGCCCTTCATTCATTTGGACAAGCCCTATCAATTTAGACAatgactcacacaacagaattttataagaatgtggtctgaatgcagctattttaaatttgaatttgtctcctatcaatttgacttccctctTTGGGGAGTTAGAAAATAAtgatggtgggaaatctccctcctttccgccaaacatattaatcaaaccacagttttattgtttctcgtcGTATGATTAATACATGTTGGGGGGAAATTTAGGGTTTGAGATAGGGTTTGGCACCACAAACATGGTGGGAAATTttccgctcaatttttttagggtcatacaacagttttgtCCTTgaacgtcttctgaactaattcaaaattccatatcagacgacatatTTTATAAAACTGacgtccaaaaaaataaaaatcaatcagacaacgAAAAACTATAATGCGTCATctaattcaatttttgtagtagtgagttgtggctaatcaaagttttcaactaGCAAACTCTCGCTGGAAATCTCACACAGCtatcacaacttcaaaaattcatatctccctCATTTCTTAACCATTTTCTATaaactttatatcaatttgaatCTTAGGACCTCTAATTTTATTCTGAAAAGTCTGAGAAGCAATAAGAAAATATACAACACATAAAGACTTAGATATCAAAGGTTAATATCAAGAATATAAGTTTCTGTACTGTTATGGGGTTTTCACCATTTCTAGACTAAATCACTTCAAATTAGATTACATGACTAGTTCCATTGAACTCTTTACAAAAAATCTTTTGACATGGTGTCCTCACTTGCCTAATTCGGACATAAAGTGAACAAGTTATTAAAATGAAAAGTTGATTGTTCTTGGTACTATTATTTTGATAGACGAATGGACACTTTGGACTAAAATTTCTAATACTATGGGAAAAATGACTACTAATTCTTTGACTACTAACTAATATTCTCTTACTACTTTTTAATTTACAGTACCTTTGCTCCATTGCACATTTACTTTCAagttgaattatatatataatatgtatatattaattTGCTCACTCTAATTGTGTATTGACAATATTCAATTGTATTTAAATTATGTGAGCTTATATGATTTGTTACTATTTAAGTAATTGTCTTATTTACGACTTAAAAACTTACTATACTTTATTGACGTAATTATGCTTGGAGatgtgaagccgggtgattagtactaccccgtgcttaagtgaattactggtaaaagtGTTTTGTGATATGAGAAGTTAGCCTGGGCCCTAGTCCCTACAGATAGTGCACTGTTATACTCATAGGAAGGAAATGTCGACCTTGAGTATATATACTTTGGTAGTGTCCTCAGTATGTTGCGGCTTACACATGGATTTATGaattgttaccagttaatctgaaatatTCACTAAGAAGAGAAGTAAGTATATTATTTAGATCAAATATTTGTTTGCAATACATTAATTATTCATATGTTACGGTGTTAAGTGAAAACAGAATCGAGCATACATTGTTTTGAGGTTATTTCACCTATTAATGCTGCAATATTTGTCGAATCAATAAAGAGATGTGACTATGTGATTTATTACCAGTCTCATAAACATGCATTCACGCAAATGAAtatatttgaatatatatatatatatatgtgtgtgtgtgtgtgtgtgtgtgtgtgtgtgtgtgtgtgtgttgtgtgtatacatatacatatttaagaattggtatgaacatataaatggttcTCGGTACATTTTTACTTAGTTgttcaaatttaatttcttataAGACATATTAATATAAGAATGTAAGTTGTGTACTTAATGGGCTTGTGTTGCTCAGTTGCTCATGATGCTacaccttcttgttttcaggtaACGAGTAGATGCTTGAGGAAACGGGATGAACTTACTAAATAAAAGAATGTTTTTCTACTATTATTTCCAATGAATACGTGTAATGTTTTGAACTTGGCTAAATTTTGGTTTTATAAAGATAATAATGATTTcgttttctaataaaagtacGATTCagacatatatataatttctttcACTTTCTCTTGATTTATTCAAGGAGgaagttttctttgttttaactCATGTCAAAAATTCATGAGCCATAATTCAGTACAATATTGGCCTTGAATTTGGGGGCATGACAGATTAGTATCAGAGCTAATGTTCCTTTTAAATTTTGGTTTttataaatgaaaatatatataaatggggTGGGTTCTATATATGTAATCTTAAACATGCATTTAGGCTAACGAAAGCTTTGATGAGTATTATGCATCCCTATTCTCTTAATTGCAATTATCTTTTTATATGCTAACCTTACCAAGTTAGTAGATGATATGGTGATTTGTTTGGGATTTGCTACTTTCTTTTGATGAGCTTGTAAGTTTGCTAGAATACAGAGAACATATTTTTGTGTGCGTGTGTAGTTTGTTTTATGATTTTTTATGCCttcaaattttgagttctttaaaaAGGTTCTTTTACGACTTCATTATAGTTAAATTTGAAAGAAAACGTTTTGCTTGAAGATATGCTATATTCATATACTAATTCAAAGTATAAGAATTTATGAAATGAAGAGAGTAGTTATCAAGAACTATTTCTTTAATATTCTTCTATTAATCAAACTGTTATAGTCAATGTGGCTAGTAGCTTTGATCGATCCTTTGTTCGAATTTCTTCCTCTCCCAAACCATTCACTCAAATTTTGGTATTGATCGAGCAGTGGTAATGCCATGTTTATGTTTTAgtcaatgttaatgtctaagatttggcggtagctaaaccttggtCAACGCTGGTTCGAGGGGcgaaccgctacttgtgatatccTTGTGGCTTCCGCTatttgtcaaatgaaatacaaagggtgtcagagggagaccgtggttggcggtcttctcttctccgatgcctaagtcagtcaatgtatttgtgttgacagaataacgttaggtaagtagtaaatgcgtaattaatgaggagagaggagtaaaCCTTTTATAgtggggaagagactgatctcttccttgtttttgatgtgggactgatatgcttcagttcccagcttctgatgcttcagcgaggTGATCTTGACGTGGCGCGTCAAAGGTGATCTCAGGATGAGTCGGGGCTCATGTGATAACCTGTTTAGGTGTGCTTCCGTAGGTTATACCCCGATAGTTATTGGTATCGCTGGTGGCAgtatgagtgtggctcattctagctaattatgcttggcaaatgctcatgtaagtacaagtccctcaagtccccaatcaaggagggcagtcttggttagggagttgcctagcggtttaaagcgttacttctgctagtcttgcaaaagcataattagcgtcagtgcgttgtcaccCATGGACTTGTTCTGACAAAACACTTTATACCCTTTCAGGTGGGCCcttgctaggccccccagggagccccccactccccggctaagatagacctctgtTTGGCTGGTATATTGTTTGTTAAGGGGAGTTGCGTTAAGCAGCGGCTGTTGGGTAGCAagcctaatctttgatacctgaGTGACgagggtcaacgtgcctgatcagggttgTCGAAGACTGTGTTGACAGGTCCCTTTACTTTTCCTGGAGGAACAGAGCTTGACTGTAATGCCGCGTGACGGTCGTTGTCGTTATGAGGCATTGCCTTGGGAACCGCTGCTGGCAGAAGTCTCTCCGATGAGTGATACCGGTAAGAAGCGCCGCTAGCGCAGTATAGCATAGCGGGATCTTCTCATTTGTAAGATGGTGAGACGTGCTGCTAACAGTTTTGCACTTAGttgagactgtctcgcttgcaagatgaggataagaagttctgctagaggtgttgtgcttagcggagactgtctcgcttgcaagatgaaggttAGAAGTTCGGCTAGTGGTATTGCGCTTAGCGGAAACTTTCTCATATGAATGGTGAGAAGAAAGAAgctccgctagcggtgttgcgcttagcagaaACTTTCTCACTTGAATGGTGAGAagagagaagttctgctagcggagttaTGCTTAGCAAAACTTTCTCCTTTGTCTATTGCTATGTCTACTCCTGACTGTTAATTTGGATAGATGTTTTGTCTGACAGAGTCTGACACGTGTCTGCTATGTACTGGGTTGGCGTGTAGGTGCACGTCGTCTCCGCACGCCTATCTCTTCCCCATTAATGTGAGTTAATATTGCTTTCGTAACCGAGgcaacgcctcggttaatccccATAGTGGGTGCGATCGTGGGGCATGTGTACGGTTCTTAtatgatgtcgtttttcagcggatAGCTCggatttgtttgatgttgacataaaagaaggGGAACTTGGAGGAATTCaacactttctttaaacttcaAACTTGAGTTGTCGTCTTCAAGCCCTATTCTGTGAGAGTTTTGGAGGGGTCGATTTTTGCAAGTGAAGAGTAAGGGTGTTGGCTTTGGAGGAGAAGGACTATCCCAGAGGCAGAAAAGAGCATCCTTAAGTGCATATGCTTTTCGTACTTCAGGTTGGTGCTTTAGCCCCCATGTTTCactgtttgtttttgtgttgtgtGTTTCTTGATATTTCTGCTTTTTGAACGTGTTCCTGCCACTGTGATAATGTGTTTGAGGGTCTAGAAGGGCTTGTGGGTTGGTTTAGGCGTTTTTGGTAAAGGACGTTGATGTTTTGTGCtgtgctagatggtcgaatctaggTTTCGAGGGATATatgtggtttctgggttttctgggtataATTGCTCTTGGTGTTCCTGGATAAAATATGACATAGGGGTTGTTTAGATCCATTTGGaactaactgatttgggtttttaaggtgtttgtgatggctagcgtcgtagagatctcgagcagtaaTGATTCCGGGTCTGACATATCACTCAACGGTTCCGATAgggtttttattgactcgttgcgtccgtctgcccttGCAGGAACCTCACTTCCTGAAGCACTAGACATCGAACCACTACAAAACATACCGTGGGAAGTGGTCATGGCTCATTCTGGGTGCCCTAAATCGGGAGGAAAAAGTCACTCGCAAGTAGCAAGAGGAAAGATTAGCAagtaatagtgctgctagcggttCCGTGAACGGGGAAGGGCGATGACCCCTTCTACAATCACcaggctgaagcgggtgttcggCCTCCCTGGCGTGGTGCAGCTGTAGTCACAGAAGAAAGACGAGAAGGCGTCGTTTCTGCCGGCCTGTTATGCCCTGTGCACGAGGCCGTATTTCACCAGGGCATCACGTTTCCGCTTCTACCGAaccttcaaattttggtttgCGAGTTTGACCTCGCGTTCAGGAAAATTTGCCCTAACATGTGGAGGTTGCTGATAGCGCTGAACTCCCTTTGGCGGATGTCTAGCTACGAAGGTCCGACTGTGGCGGAGGTTCTTCACTTCTACCAACTTGTCTATGTTAAGTGTCAGGGCTGCAGCAGACAAGTCAATCTTGCTCGTCGTACGGGGGCGCCCAAATTGATCGAGAATCTGAAAGATTCCATGTCCCTTTGGCGATCGACCTTCTGTGTTGCGACCGAGCGATGGGAGTACGTCGCGGGAGTGAACGAGCATGcaccgacatttaggattaagtcggagttccaacctatccaaGGTTATCGCTAGCCTTGCTGACTAATgtgttgtggtttttttttttttaaattgcctCTGTTTTTGTGCAGCGAGTTTGCGTTTTAATAGAGCCATGGACAATGCCAAGCTTCAGAATTATTTGGAGGGTATGTATTCCGCTGGCCTCAACGCGCGGAAGACCGTCGTTGACCCACAGTCCCAGGCTTTGAGCCAATTAGAGGTGGAGGTTGTGATGTCGATACCTCACCATTCCCATCTTGCTGCCACCGGGCAGACTGTTGTATTACTTGAGTCTCACGCTGAGCGCGGGTCTACTGGAGGGAGCAGGGCCGTTGCATCCCCGAAGAGAGCTAGGGAGAAGGTGGCAGCTCAGCGTCGTGGGGCCCAGAGGGAGAGGAAGGTGCCGCTGAAGGAACCTGCTACTATTGCGGGTTTGGAGCCTCAGGACCCGCCGAGGCCTGCCTCTGTGGGTGCCACACAAGGTCCTCTTTAGAAGAAACGGCGGTAAAAAGATGCATTGAAGGTGGCGAGGCGAATGACATGTTGCTAATTGGGGCCCGCCAACAGAAGAGGGCGAAGTAAGTCTCTCAGAAGGTGACGGTGGTCGCTGCCGGGTAGGTGTCGACGAGCGGGTTGGATTCCTTTGCCTCGTACGCCAAGTTTTTGACCGATCCCGAGCTAGATttcctcttccatctgtgtGAGCAGCTCGGGTTTGGCGGGATGGATAGGATTGTGTGTCCCACGACCCTTCAACAATCGCCGTTTAGCTCGGCCTTTGGGCACTTGTCGGTCGGGCTGCATGAGCTATTCCTAGCGCAGTCAAAGTTGTCGCCTGTTGAGCGGCAGTTGAGGGACGAAGTTGAGGGTCTATGCAGGGAGTTGGGGGAGACGTCCAAGAAGCTGGCGAAGACCGAGCGCCTCCTTTCCAAGGCAAAGCTAGACCTGGTAGACCTTCGGGGCAAGCTGGATGTCACTGTCGATAGGGATGTTGAGCGGAACGACCGGGTGGTGCAGCTGGAGCAAGACATGGCTCTGCTGCAGGAGcaggtgggggggggggggggggggggggggggggcaaagAGCAAGCGTGCGGAGATTCTTCAGCGCGACGTCACCGCCAAGGCTGCTGAAGTAAAGCAGTTGGAAAACAAGGTTAACCGGTTGGGAGTGAGAGGCGCGAGGCAGGTGCCGCTGCTATAGAGGCCTACAAGCAGTCGGAGGAGTTCAAGCATTCCCTAACGGAGGCGGCGAAGGCTGGTGCGCAGCCAACTTCTATATGTTGAACCCGAAGGGTGTGATTAACTGGGGCAAAGCGCCTCAGCCAACCGGGACACCGAGTGAGCCGCAAGGGCCTGCAGGTGGGCCGGTCGCCAATCAACCTGAGGGTGTGTGCTCTGGCAGTGGGGAAAGTGATTAGCGTGTGGCGGACGGGTCTCAGCAGACTCCGGTGCCTACTCCCTCGGATGTGTCCCGTGCAGAGTTCCTGGTGGCGCACACCCGGGAGGATGGCACCATAGTGACGTCAAGCCTTACCACTCCTGGGTTCGACCAAACAAGTCGTACGGTCGCTCAACCCTAGTAGGCCGATGGTGAAAATGTTACCGCTGCTCCGAGAAATCCGTGAAGAAATCGCCTTAGTTTCTTCAgctcattttttttattgctgCCACTGAGGGGTTTTATATCTGTAATCGGACAAAGTTTTGGTTGGGGAGTCCCAGCCTAGATTTATAATAaagtgttttatttatttttattgatcaAAAGATGAACTTCATTAATGAATGAAGATTACAATGAGAATGAGAGCTTTCAAAGAAAACTTTGCCCACATTAAACTTCACACTCGAAGTCCATACCGACACACTGATGAAGCCAACTAGGCCCCGACTCACTGATGAACCACCAAGGTTGACTCAACTTCAAGGCTTCTTTTGCAAGGCGATGTGCAACCTTATTACAATCTCGCCTTACAAAACGCCAACTACAACTAATAAAAGACTTAAGTAACTGTTTAACTTCATCTAAGATATGACCTTCCGAACTATGGTCGTCACTACTATcattcaaaacatttaaaaatgtCAAAGCATCTCCCTCCACTTCCAATTTTTTAAAGCCAACATGCAAAGCAAACCTTAGACCATGAAGCATCGCTAGAGATTCCACTGCTCTTGGGGGAAGATTACCGACTTGATTGGAACTGCCAGGGCACCTCTCAGCTTGCCGTGTGATCCCGTGAACCCGAAAAACAGCTCCAATTCCACTTACTCCATTTCTAACATCTGTAGCACCATCAAAATTTAGTTTGAGACATCCCATACCGGGTGGTTCCCATTTTACAATCTCCCTCCACACCACTGAATTAGACAAAACATGATTCGACTTCTTGATATTGGCATTACAATCCTACATCTGCCACTCCCCGACAGCTAGCACTTAATCCTCCGGCCTCAATGTCTTCTCTCCATGCCTATGCAGATTTCTATTTCTCCAAAGCCACCACACCATAATCCAAAAAACTCCATGTCACTCCTTACAGCAATCTGTTGCACATGTGAAATTAAATCCATGAAGGAGGGCTCCTTCCACGTATTACAAACTTCACTCAAAAAGGTCAGTTTCCAAACTCATTAAGTGTTTATTtcttatttgaatttttttttttcaaagtgtgGGATTGCCTGCTGACAAAATACTTATATTGTTTGAGCATTAGTATATTGCTAGATCTTTGACTTATGCTTTTtttatcaatgaaacattaagggaaataaaattgttccaagaGCACGATGTAGCGAACGTGGTCCGCTGAacattgttggcgttgccagttaactGTTTGTGCTATGgagaacaatggtttgaataatttctcgtttcattgatagctgagaaGTCAGCGTATACAAAAGAGGGAGAGTATCCgctgggtagcttcccttacaAAATAttgtacaaaaatttagctaagtcaagaagCTTGTGGGTCATCAGTATAAttacttgtagtaataccggaggtgttcggtattccaagggtgggtcgtcgtgatgacatccttgtccattaagtacaAAGTGCCAGGGCTGACGACTTCTACTATTTTatatggtccttcccaagtggGACGGAGTGCGGTTGGCGATAgaatgacttctttcattacccaatctccaagttggaggttccgggccttgactctggcgttatagaaacgcgatactcattgcttgttttgcaagttgtgcaaatgggccttgtgccATTTTTCCTCAAGGAGATCCTTGTCGAGGTTGATGCCTTCAGCGTTGGTCTCAAagcagtagccctcgaccctagcggtaggttgagtgaCTTTGATGGGTAGGACGGCTTCGGTCCTGAACATCATGCAGAACAGCGTTTCACCGTTAGCGGATGTTGGGGTTGTCCTGATGGTCCATAGGACCTCCGGGAGCTTCttcgcccataaacccttggtaTCATAGAGTTTCCTTttgagcagcttcttgattatcttgtttgccacTTCGACCTgtccgttggtttgggggtgcgCCACATATGCaaagctcatcttggtgcccagattaGCGGTAAAAGATATGatctccttgttgttgaactatgctccgttgtctgtgatgatggtaTGGGGGACGCCGTACtggcaatagatgttcttctagaggaactgagttaccttggcggtagttattgcagtTAGTGGTTCCgcttctatccatttgctgttgtaatcgatggcgacgatgatgtacttgaattgGCCTCTAGCGGTTGGTAGCTTCCCAACTAGGTCAAGGCCCcaagtggagtgaatccatgggccaatgatTATCAAGAGAGGCTCTGCCGGGGCGTGAGGGAGGTCAGCGTATTGCTGACACTTGTGGCGGGACTTAGAGACTTCTCTGGCATTGTCGCcgagcgtgggccaaaagtacCCTTGCCGCATGGTGCGGTTTGCCAggtgtgagccccggaaaaatgtGTCAAGCTTAGCGAAGATCGTGCGATAAATTATTCAACGATCTCGATAATCATCCAagtgctcgagaatattttcaaaaattttcataaggtgaaatcctcgatttaggagttggataataaagtacacgacacgagGAGTTCGTGAACATTTTTGAGGAATTTTCCGGATACACGAGCTATTTATAGCTATTTTCCGAAGTTGtgggattttagaaaataattttaaaaaatagaattttCTACTGTGCGATCTGGACCATTGATCAAGCACTGCTTCATCTTGACCCTTGAATATAATTGAAATTAGGGTCCTTGATTAGATCAAGGATCGGGGTTACTCCCAGAAAGCTCAAGATAGAGCATTAGAGAGCTCTCTAACCCGAACACCAGTCGTGACCCGAGAAAGAAACCCGACCGGAAGGACGATGTCTGACCACCCCACGACGACGCATAGCCACCATTTCCTTCATCTATGCGTCGCCTACGTCCTTGTGCCTTTGGATCACTCATGCATTGAACGGAGAATGAGCAATAACTAGAAGATCCGAGACTTCTCCGGCGAGCTATGCAATTCCCGGCGATTCTGAGCACCATTTTGGCTACCTGTGGTCTGAAATCTCATCTCCTCATCATGCTCAACAAGCCTGTGTAATTAGTTTTTGAATTTGATCGGGTTTTAATgacttggtttctgggtttggtcTTGGGCAGCCGTGTTCTTGGACACCAGTGACATTTCTGGCTGTGCTCGACTTATTCCTGCCAAGTTTCTGGTTTGACTACTTCTCTGGACGAGGCCTGATCCTGCGTGGGAGTTAAACTCCAAAGATTTCTGGGTTATGGTCAATGAGGCTTAAATATGAGTTCATCATCAAGTTCTCCCTCGAGTTTCCAGAAGGCTGCTGTCGAGTTGGAGTATTGGCTTGGAATCTCCATCTTCAAATCCTACCACAGAAGGTAAAAATTGAAGTTCTGCACTTTTGGATACTCTTGACAGTTGGAATAAGTTTGATTTTCATCAAGTTGTCGAATTCTTGGTGTTTTTGGATTCTAGGCTTGAATTAGGGCGTCAGTGTGGATGAGTTGATATACCTTTTGGTGATATTGCAATGGTGGATTGGGATTGGTTAATTGCCATGTTTGACGATATATTGTGAATCGTTGCTAAGGGTGGTGAATTGGACTGTCATAGTTTGCATGCACAGTGGATGTTTATGTTTTGGTAGAACCAGTTGTGTATATGATTGTGGaaagttcaaaaaaaaatgGTCAAGTTAtaatattgggtggccttagtaaattTCGAGTACGCCTAATATGTTTGAAATTAAGTCGTTGCTTGATTTACTTAAACGAAGTGATAATTAGTCGTTATCGTAGTTTCAAGAAAATGTTcggtaatttgagttaattatcGAACTTGTTGTGATTGGTCAAACGTGGTCAAACTAGTCAACTCCTGATCAAACCAGGAAAACTTGATTGTACGATTTGTAATCGTCG is a window from the Rosa chinensis cultivar Old Blush chromosome 2, RchiOBHm-V2, whole genome shotgun sequence genome containing:
- the LOC112183967 gene encoding uncharacterized protein LOC112183967 is translated as MGCLKLNFDGATDVRNGVSGIGAVFRVHGITRQAERCPGSSNQVGNLPPRAVESLAMLHGLRFALHVGFKKLEVEGDALTFLNVLNDSSDDHSSEGHILDEVKQLLKSFISCSWRFVRRDCNKVAHRLAKEALKLSQPWWFISESGPSWLHQCVGMDFECEV